The Medicago truncatula cultivar Jemalong A17 chromosome 4, MtrunA17r5.0-ANR, whole genome shotgun sequence genome includes a region encoding these proteins:
- the LOC25492354 gene encoding protein argonaute 5 yields MSRRGGANHYDPRRNQLSPATSQQSSVNAPGSGRGRGANHPDSHRNQPSPPISQQSSINALLSGRGAGRGSHAGHTVPSSTQTPVTVTASSSTSSPVIYHPSVVAPVAAGSSSVSTVPSSSLPPTTALLSSELEKKLTLETVPEASAPSSQKATRFPDRPGFGQVGRKIRVRANHFHVQVATNKVLHHYDVLIAPEIASKKVSRDVINQLVKMHKESLLGNRIPAYDGRKSLFTAGPLPFTSKVFVINLVDENKGSSSGSDTKKREREFKVTIKLASEPDLNHLAQFLRRLQLDCPYETIQALDITLRATPSEMYTVAGRSFFSPRLGAQGPLGGGTEYWKGYYQSLRPTQMGLSLNIDVASRAFYEPILVTDFISKNFKLNFSRRLSDQDRVKITKALRGLKVRFSRGEIIRSYKVTGVSKEPLRDLTFMLDDKVTRKKVVDHFHERYGTVLKHPLLPALQAGSDTRPMYFPMELCQIEPGQRYSKRLNEEQVTNLLRANCQRPHQRESDIKNIVKQHRFNIDEVVCEFGINVREELALVDARVLPPPTLKYGGESKINPMMGQWNMMKHKVVNGGKVEFWSCLSFSRLNPTQFCAELAIICQAKGILFNRDPLVPIAPANSNEIEKELEEFDKYCKAKLNSTNQKGRLQLLIVILPDFKGRFYDQIKRECETKLGIVTQCCEPRKVAKMNKMYLENLALKINVKVGGRNTVLNDAVIYNIPLVTDKPTIIFGADVTHPHPGEDSSPSIAAVVASMDWPCVTKYRGMVSSQIHREEIIQDLYTETKHPQKGTVPGGMIRELLLAFYRSNNKRKPERIIFYRDGVSEGQFSQVLLYEMDAIWKACASFEEGYLPKVTFVVVQKRHHTRFFPVSSDQTDKSGNIMPGTVVDTTICHPREFDFYLNSHAGIQGTSRPTHYHVLFDENNFSADQLQGLTNNLCYTYARCTRSVSIVPPAYYAHLLASRARCYISDVENHDSGSASGNRSAPNSVATLPSIMGNVLEVMFYC; encoded by the exons ATGTCTCGTCGCGGTGGCGCAAACCATTATGATCCTCGCCGTAACCAACTTTCTCCGGCGACTTCTCAACAATCTTCCGTCAATGCTCCAGGATCAGGCCGTGGCCGTGGTGCAAACCATCCCGATTCTCACCGTAACCAACCTTCTCCGCCGATTTCACAACAATCATCCATCAATGCTTTACTATCAGGCCGTGGTGCTGGTCGTGGTTCACACGCCGGACACACCGTTCCATCTTCCACTCAAACTCCGGTTACAGTCACCGCTTCTTCATCAACATCATCGCCGGTTATTTATCATCCATCTGTCGTAGCACCGGTTGCCGCTGGTTCGAGTTCGGTTTCAACTGTTCCATCTTCGTCTCTGCCTCCGACGACAGCATTGCTGAGTTCTGAACTTGAAAAGAAGCTTACACTGGAGACGGTTCCGGAGGCTTCTGCTCCGTCGTCTCAGAAGGCGACAAGGTTCCCTGACCGTCCTGGTTTCGGTCAAGTAGGAAGGAAGATTCGAGTTCGCGCCAATCATTTCCATGTGCAAGTCGCTACTAATAAAGTTCTTCACCATTACGAT gtaTTGATTGCACCTGAGATTGCATCGAAGAAAGTGTCCAGGGATGTTATCAATCAGTTGGTGAAAATGCATAAGGAGTCCCTATTGGGGAATAGGATTCCTGCCTATGATGGGAGAAAGAGTCTGTTTACTGCTGGTCCATTACCATTTACGTCGAAGGTTTTTGTGATTAACTTGGTTGATGAGAACAAAGGATCCTCTTCTGGTTCTGACAC GAAAAAGCGTGAACGCGAGTTTAAGGTTACAATTAAGTTAGCTTCGGAACCCGATTTGAACCATCTTGCTCAGTTTCTCCGTCGTTTGCAGCTGGATTGTCCTTATGAAACCATACAAGCTCTTGATATTACTTTGCGAGCAACTCCATCTGAAAT GTATACTGTTGCAGGGAGGTCATTTTTCTCTCCCCGTTTGGGGGCACAGGGGCCTCTTGGCGGTGGGACAGAATATTGGAAAGGCTATTATCAAAGCCTTAGGCCAACACAGATGGGATTGTCCCTCAATATTG ATGTTGCTTCGAGGGCTTTTTATGAACCGATTCTTGTGACTGACTTTATTTCTAAGAATTTTAAGTTGAATTTTTCAAGGCGACTGTCCGATCAAGATCGTGTCAAG ATCACGAAAGCCTTGAGAGGTCTTAAGGTAAGATTCTCTCGCGGAGAGATCATAAGGAGTTACAAGGTGACCGGTGTCTCAAAAGAGCCACTCAGAGACCTAAC GTTCATGCTTGATGACAAAGTAACTCGGAAAAAAGTTGTTGATCATTTCCATGAGAGATACGGTACTGTGTTAAAGCATCCACTTCTTCCCGCTCTCCAAGCCGGAAGTGACACGAGGCCTATGTATTTTCCAATGGAG CTTTGTCAAATTGAGCCTGGACAAAGGTACTCCAAAAGATTGAACGAAGAGCAAGTAACTAATCTTTTAAGGGCCAACTGTCAGCGTCCCCATCAGAGGGAAAGTGATATTAAAAAT ATCGTGAAGCAGCACCGTTTCAACATAGACgaagttgtgtgtgagtttggTATCAATGTAAGGGAGGAACTTGCTTTGGTTGATGCCCGTGTTTTGCCTCCCCCAACG CTCAAATATGGTGGAGAGTCAAAAATTAACCCCATGATGGGACAATGGAATATGATGAAACAT aaaGTGGTTAATGGTGGCAAGGTGGAATTTTGGAGTTGCCTTAGCTTTTCTAGATTGAACCCAACTCAATTTTGTGCGGAGTTGGCTATTATCTGTCAAGCCAAGGGAATA CTTTTCAACCGAGATCCTTTGGTACCTATAGCCCCAGCCAATTCAAATGAAATTGAGAAAGAGCTTGAGGAATTCGACAAGTACTGCAAGGCAAAACTTAATAGTACAAACCAGAAAGGAAGGCTGCAACTGTTGATAGTTATTTTGCCTGATTTCAAGGGGAGGTTTTATG aCCAAATAAAGCGTGAATGTGAAACTAAATTAGGAATTGTGACTCAATGTTGCGAGCCAAGGAAAGTGGCAAAGATGAATAAAATGTATCTGGAGAATTTGGCTTTAAAGATTAATGTTAAG GTTGGTGGTCGTAACACCGTGCTGAATGATGCAGTTATATATAATATTCCCCTAGTAACTGATAAACCAACTATAATATTTGGAGCGGATGTAACACACCCTCATCCAGGAGAAGACTCAAGTCCTTCTATAGCTGCA GTGGTGGCATCCATGGATTGGCCTTGCGTCACAAAGTACAGGGGGATGGTTTCTTCCCAGATTCATCGGGAAGAAATTATTCAAGATCTTTATACAGAAACAAAACATCCTCAAAAGGGAACTGTGCCTGGTGGAATGATAAG GGAGTTACTCCTGGCTTTCTATAGATCAAATAATAAACGGAAGCCTGAGAGGATCATATTTTACAG AGATGGAGTAAGTGAAGGGCAGTTTAGTCAGGTTTTGCTGTATGAGATGGATGCAATTTGGAAG GCTTGTGCCTCATTTGAAGAGGGGTATCTGCCAAAAGTTACATTTGTGGTTGTCCAAAAGAGACATCACACCCGATTCTTTCCGGTCAGTTCTGATCAGACAGATAAAAGTGGAAACATAATGCCag GAACTGTGGTAGATACAACCATTTGCCATCCCAgggaatttgatttttatctgAACAGCCATGCTGGGATTCAA GGGACTAGTCGACCAACTCATTATCATGTGTTGTTTGATGAAAATAACTTTAGTGCAGATCAGTTACAGGGTTTAACCAATAACTTATGTTACAC TTATGCAAGGTGTACTCGATCGGTGTCAATAG TTCCTCCTGCTTATTATGCCCACTTGTTAGCTTCCCGAGCTCGCTGCTACATTAGTGATGTGGAAAATCATGATTCCGGTTCTGCAAGTGGTAATAGGAGTGCCCCCAACTCTGTTGCAACACTGCCCTCAATTATGGGAAACGTTTTAGAAGTTATGTTTTACTGTTGA